From Meles meles chromosome 5, mMelMel3.1 paternal haplotype, whole genome shotgun sequence, one genomic window encodes:
- the LOC123942536 gene encoding lymphocyte antigen 6G6e-like, protein MGPSSIFLCILFLCGALGLTTPPPPARGRLHCYTCSFAKPCYPVPTECQDDEACGISIGTSEQNEIIERKGCLPRAQCPLRGHATYWSRFYALQHHCCEQDLCNTATTLRPLPSPLLAALLLLAASFTWGGPLLHWFKPICSLQPRTLPPSSPPLRPLHLRYAQEPDSVENSDSQPHAFPNPSQGLVPAGTTLAWIGTCLEPRLINNTCSRAFVFSRCPQLMPYLSSRSWSRQVFC, encoded by the exons ATGGGCCCCTCCAGCATCTTCCTGTGCATCCTGTTCCTCTGTGGGGCACTGG GTCTCACCacgcccccgccccctgcccgaGGTCGGCTCCACTGTTATACCTGCAGCTTTGCCAAACCCTGCTACCCGGTTCCCACCGAGTGTCAGGACGACGAAGCTTGTGGCATCAGTATTGGCACCTCAG AGCAGAATGAGATCATCGAGCGGAAGGGCTGCCTGCCACGGGCCCAGTGCCCTCTGCGGGGCCATGCCACCTACTGGTCGCGCTTCTACGCTCTGCAGCACCACTGCTGTGAGCAGGATCTGTGCAACACAGCCACCACGCTGCGGCCGCTCCCCAGCCCCCTACTCGCTGCCCTGCTCCTCCTTGCAGCCAGCTTCACCTGGGGAGGCCCCCTCCTCCACTGGTTCAAGCCAATCTGCAGCCTTCAACCCAGGACTCTGCCCCCCTCCTCACCGCCCTTGAGACCCCTGCATCTGAGATATGCCCAAGAACCTGATTCTGTAGAGAACTCCGATTCCCAGCCTCACGCCTTCCCAAACCCCTCCCAAGGCCTGGTTCCTGCAGGCACCACTCTAGCCTGGATAGGCACCTGTCTAGAGCCCCGCCTCATAAACAATACCTGTTCTAGggcttttgtcttttctagatGCCCGCAGTTGATGCCCTATCTCAGCTCCAGGTCTTGGTCAAGGCAGGTGTTTTGTTGA
- the LY6G6F gene encoding lymphocyte antigen 6 complex locus protein G6f: MEVLFLLLLFLHGAPWAAADNIQTIYVASGEALELPCPLPPTLSGDELLSWFHSPAAGSSTALVAQVQVVRPAPHLGKPTRASRLKLLGNFSLWLEGSKEGDAGRYWCAVLGQHHRYQNWRMYDVSVLRGSQLSARAADGSPCSVLVCSVAPARRLDSVTWLEGKGPVRGRVQSFWGDGAALLLVCPGEGLSESGEHRPRIIRCLMPHNKGVSFSLTASTDASPFCAPSTGWDVSWIVMLLLTVGQGFTILAVSIVLCRQRAQGAQYRGASVPQFKPEIQVYENIHLARLSPPAPKIR; the protein is encoded by the exons ATGGAGGTCttattccttctccttctgttcctaCATGGAGCCCCCTGGGCTGCTGCAG ACAACATCCAGACCATCTATGTAGCCTCGGGGGAGGCGCTGGAGCTGCCATGTCCCTTACCGCCCACCCTGAGTGGAGACGAACTCCTATCCTGGTTCCACAGCCCAGCGGCAGGTTCCTCCACTGCCCTGGTGGCCCAAGTCCAAGTGGTCAGGCCAGCCCCACACCTCGGGAAGCCCACCAGGGCATCCAGGCTCAAACTGCTGGGGAACTTCTCATTGTGGCTGGAAGGGTCCAAGGAGGGAGATGCTGGTCGGTACTGGTGTGCTGTGCTGGGTCAGCACCACAGGTACCAGAACTGGAGGATGTACGATGTCTCCGTGCTCAGAG gaTCCCAGCTATCTGCGAGGGCTGCCGACGGATCCCCCTGCTCTGTCCTCGTGTGCTCTGTGGCCCCTGCCAGACGCCTAGACTCTGTGACCTGGCTAGAGGGAAAGGGTCCTGTGAGGGGCCGTGTACAGTCATTTTGGGGCGATGGGGCTGCCCTGCTCTTGGTGTGTCCTGGGGAGGGACTCTCTGAGTCCGGGGAACATAGACCAAGAATCATCCGCTGCCTCATGCCTCACAACAAAGGGGTCAGCTTTAGCCTGACAG CCTCCACGGATGCCTCCCCTTTCTGTGCCCCTTCCACGGGCTGGGACGTGTCCTGGATCGTGATGCTCTTGCTCACAGTGGGTCAGGGGTTCACCATCCTGGCAGTCAGCATCGTGCTCTGCAGACAGAGGGCCCAGGGGGCTCAGTACAGAG GTGCCTCAGTTCCTCAGTTCAAACCTGAAATCCAGGTCTATGAGAACATCCATTTGGCCCGTCTCAG CCCACCTGCCCCCAAGATCAGATGA